Proteins encoded within one genomic window of Natator depressus isolate rNatDep1 chromosome 1, rNatDep2.hap1, whole genome shotgun sequence:
- the SMPD1 gene encoding sphingomyelin phosphodiesterase, protein MAGAARLLLALAWLVPLARPGSARPGAWGPAPLGEQLAAAGAQFGWRNLSCAACRVLFSAIDLGVQMQSSEARIGRLAASVCTELRLARREVCRDAIQLFEKDMVSAWVRSVLRPAEICGLLVGAGCGHWDILSDWNVTLPGTPKPPVQPPVPPPPGAPTARLLFLTDLHWDRAYAPGSDPACKDPLCCRGGRAQGPPHAGAGYWGEYGKCDLPLHTIENLLQHLARGPPLQLAYWTGDLPAHNVWQQSRADQLLALRTLSALLRKYLAPLPVYPAVGNHEAAPVNGFPPPYIHGNQSSAWLYGAMAKAWEDWLPPEALETLRLGGFYTLRLRPGLRLVSLNMNFCSEANFWLLINATDPAGQLQWLVGVLQAAEGRQEKVHIIGHIPPAHCMRSWSWNYYRIINRFEGTIAAQFFGHTHVDEFEMFYDEETLSRPVSVAFVAPSVTTYINLNPGYRVYQLDGDYPGSSHMVLDHETFILNLTEANAPGAEPRWQPLYRARQAYGLPSLFPADWDRLLRRFQADEQLFQRFWFLFHKGHPPREPCREACKAALLCALRTGRSADPGLCHALSPRLPFHRVQALWRQRRLC, encoded by the exons ATGGCCGGGGCCGCCCGGCTGCTGCTGGCGCTGGCCTGGCTGGTgccgctggcccggcccggctcggcccggcccggcgccTGGGGCCCGGCCCCGCTGGGGGAGCAGCTGGCGGCCGCGGGGGCGCAGTTCGGCTGGAGGAACCTGAGCTGCGCGGCCTGCCGCGTCCTCTTCTCCGCCATCGACCTGGGCGTGCAG ATGCAGTCGAGCGAGGCCCGCATCGGGCGCCTGGCGGCGAGCGTCTGCACGGAGCTGCGGCTGGCGCGGCGGGAGGTCTGCCGGGACGCCATCCAGCTCTTTGAGAAGGACATGGTATCGGCCTGGGTGCGCTCGGTGCTGCGGCCGGCCGAGATCTGCGGGCTGCTGGTGGGCGCCGGCTGCGGGCACTGGGACATCCTCTCCGACTGGAACGTGACGCTGCCCGGCACGCCCAAGCCGCCGGTGCAGCCGCCcgtgccccccccgcccggcGCCCCCACCGCCCGCCTGCTCTTCCTCACCGACCTGCACTGGGACCGGGCCTACGCGCCAGGCAGCGACCCGGCCTGCAAGGACCCGCTGTGCTGCCGGGGGGGCCGGGCGCAGGGGCCCCCCCACGCAGGCGCCGGCTACTGGGGCGAGTACGGCAAGTGCGACCTGCCGCTGCACACCATCGAGAACCTGCTGCAGCACCTGGCGCGCGGCCCCCCCTTGCAGCTGGCCTACTGGACGGGCGACCTGCCCGCCCACAACGTCTGGCAGCAGAGCCGCGCCGACCAGCTCCTGGCGCTGCGCACCCTCAGCGCCCTTCTGCGCAAGTACCTGGCGCCCCTGCCCGTCTACCCCGCCGTGGGCAACCACGAGGCCGCGCCGGTCAACGGCTTCCCCCCGCCCTACATCCACGGCAACCAGTCCTCCGCCTGGCTCTACGGCGCCATGGCCAAGGCCTGGGAGGACTGGCTGCCCCCCGAGGCGCTGGAGACCCTCAG gcTCGGCGGGTTCTACACCCTGCGGCTCCGGCCAGGCCTGCGGCTCGTCTCCCTCAACATGAATTTCTGCTCCGAGGCCAATTTCTGGCTCCTGATCAACGCCACCGACCCGGCCGGgcagctgcagtggctggtgggggTCCTGCAGGCGGCCGAGGGGCGGCAGGAGAAG GTGCACATCATTGGGCACATCCCCCCCGCGCACTGCatgaggagctggagctggaactATTACCGCATCATCAACAG GTTCGAGGGCACCATCGCGGCTCAGTTCTTCGGGCACACGCACGTGGACGAGTTTGAGATGTTCTACGACGAGGAGACGCTCTCGCGCCCCGTCTCCGTGGCCTTCGTGGCCCCCAGCGTCACCACCTACATCAACCTCAACCCCG GCTACCGCGTTTACCAGCTGGATGGCGACTACCCCGGCAGCTCCCACATGGTCCTGGATCACGAGACCTTCATCCTGAACCTGACGGAGGCCAACGCGCCGGGGGCCGAGCCGCGCTGGCAGCCGCTGTACCGGGCCCGCCAGGCCTACGGGCTGCCCAGCCTCTTCCCGGCCGACTGGGACAGGCTCCTGCGGCGCTTCCAGGCCGACGAGCAGCTCTTCCAGCGCTTCTGGTTCCTCTTCCACAAGGGCCACCCGCCCCGGGAGCCCTGCCGCGAGGCCTGCAAGGCCGCCCTGCTCTGCGCCCTGCGCACCGGCCGCTCCGCCGACCCCGGCCTCTGCCACGCCCTGAGCCCCCGCCTGCCCTTCCACCGCGTCCAGGCCCTCTGGCGGCAACGCCGGCTCTgctga